In Humulus lupulus chromosome 6, drHumLupu1.1, whole genome shotgun sequence, a single genomic region encodes these proteins:
- the LOC133783582 gene encoding subtilisin-like protease SBT5.4, whose product MAPQCSSVVSSSLLSIFLIFILLQSPVEALKKPYIVYLGTHSHGVNPSSEDLERATNSHYSLLGSYLGSEEKAKDAIFYSYNRHINGFAAILDETEVAEIQKHPDVVSVFLSKGKKFHTTHSWEFLRLEKNGGAVSYQSIWNKARFGEDVIIANLDSGVWPESKSFHEFEGIGPIPSKWHGGCQPVIKDKVHCNRKLIGAKYFSKGYMALLKTLNTSSLQTYIRKANFFTSRDFNGHGTHTLSTAGGSFVFGANVLGNGNGTAKGGSPKARVAAYKIGGWLQTEDAPAYTDADVMAGFDAAISDGVDIISASIGSDEPIEFFEDVISIGSFHAVMNNIVVVASAGNEGHDQKTVTNASPWTITVAASTVDREFSSYVSLGNKKHLEGASLSSRGLPSQKFYPLTYGSIFNCCMCVSPGSSASLNPKNVNGTILVCYVGDETSKLEKGHQAFLAGAVGIILVNHPLIGNETDPEAHVLPASHLNAIQGNLVIEYLKTTKAPMAYMTRPKTGVGVKPAPAMASFSSRGPNVIQPAVLKPDITAPGVYIIAAYSGAVGPTDEIFDKRRVQFNTISGTSMSCPHVSGIVGLLKTLHPDWSPAAIHSAIMTTARVRDNNNEPMLDWNMKKATPFEYGSGHIQPNRAMDPGLVYERTIDDYMNFLCAHGYNETMLKKFYKKPYKCPKSFTLGNFNYPSITVTDLSSQSTTIITRKVKNVGPPGTYKAYVRTPAGVSVYVKPTTLQFSKIGEEKNFEIILKPKIVGQPKDYVFGQLKWTDGKRYVRSPIVVKY is encoded by the exons ATGGCCCCACAATGTAGTAGTGTTGTTTCATCTTCTCTTCTCTCAAtatttcttattttcattttgcTTCAATCACCGGTGGAAGCCCTTAAAAAG CCTTATATTGTCTACTTGGGAACACATTCACATGGTGTGAACCCTTCCTCAGAAGATCTTGAAAGGGCCACAAATTCTCATTACAGCCTTCTTGGATCATACTTAGGAAG TGAGGAAAAAGCAAAAGATGCAATCTTTTACTCTTATAATAGACATATAAATGGATTTGCTGCAATTCTTGATGAGACAGAAGTTGCAGAGATTCAAA AGCATCCAGATGTGGTATCAGTTTTCTTGAGCAAAGGAAAGAAATTCCACACAACTCATTCATGGGAATTTCTTAGATTGGAAAAAAATGGTGGTGCTGTCTCTTATCAATCAATTTGGAACAAAGCTAGATTCGGTGAAGATGTAATTATTGCAAACTTGGATAGTG GTGTTTGGCCTGAATCTAAGAGCTTTCATGAGTTTGAAGGAATCGGACCTATTCCATCAAAATGGCATGGAGGTTGTCAACCAGTCATCAAGGATAAAGTCCACTGTAATAG GAAGCTAATAGGAGCAAAGTACTTTAGCAAGGGCTATATGGCACTTCTAAAGACTCTCAACACTTCTTCTCTTCAAACTTATATACGCAAGGCAAACTTTTTCACCAGTCGAGACTTTAATGGGCATGGGACTCATACTCTTTCCACGGCTGGTGGTAGTTTCGTCTTTGGAGCAAATGTGCTCGGCAATGGGAATGGCACAGCCAAGGGTGGATCCCCCAAAGCCCGTGTCGCCGCTTACAAGATTGGTGGTTGGCTGCAAACTGAAGATGCACCTGCTTACACCGATGCTGATGTTATGGCTGGCTTTGATGCTGCAATAAGTGATGGTGTGGACATAATCTCGGCCTCTATTGGTAGTGATGAACCTATTGAGTTTTTCGAAGATGTGATTTCAATAGGGAGCTTTCATGCCGTTATGAATAACATTGTTGTGGTTGCCTCGGCTGGCAACGAAGGACATGATCAAAAGACTGTAACTAATGCATCACCATGGACCATAACCGTGGCAGCTAGCACAGTCGACCGTGAGTTCAGCAGTTATGTATCTCTTGGCAATAAAAAACACCTTGAG GGAGCAAGTCTTTCTTCACGCGGCTTGCCATCTCAAAAGTTTTATCCATTGACCTATGG atcaatatttaattgttgtaTGTGTGTTTCTCCAGGGAGTTCTGCAAGCCTAAATCCAAAGAATGTAAATGGGACTATTTTGGTTTGTTATGTTGGGGATGAGACTTCAAAACTTGAAAAGGGCCACCAGGCATTTCTTGCAGGTGCTGTTGGAATAATTCTAGTTAATCATCCCTTAATTGGGAATGAAACAGATCCTGAGGCTCATGTGCTCCCTGCATCTCATCTCAATGCTATTCAAGGAAATTTAGTGATCGAATACCTCAAAACTACCAA GGCTCCCATGGCTTACATGACTCGACCAAAAACTGGAGTTGGAGTTAAGCCAGCTCCAGCCATGGCTTCATTCTCATCGAGAGGACCTAATGTTATTCAGCCAGCTGTGCTTAAG CCGGATATCACAGCACCaggagtctatattattgctgcATATAGTGGAGCTGTTGGACCAACTGATGAAATATTTGATAAGCGTCGAGTCCAATTCAACACAATTTCAGGTACTTCAATGTCATGCCCTCATGTTTCTGGGATCGTTGGCCTTCTCAAAACTCTTCATCCAGATTGGAGTCCAGCTGCAATTCATTCAGCTATAATGACAACAG CAAGAGTTAGAGATAACAACAATGAACCGATGTTGGATTGGAACATGAAAAAAGCAACACCCTTTGAATATGGTTCAGGCCACATTCAACCAAACCGAGCTATGGATCCTGGACTTGTGTATGAAAGAACTATTGACGATTACATGAACTTTTTATGTGCCCATGGCTACAATGAAACAATGCTTAAGAAATTTTATAAGAAACCGTATAAATGTCCCAAATCATTCACTCTAGGAAATTTCAACTACCCTTCCATTACAGTTACAGATCTAAGTTCACAATCAACAACAATCATTACTAGAAAAGTTAAGAATGTTGGCCCACCAGGCACCTACAAAGCATATGTGAGAACCCCAGCTGGAGTTTCTGTTTATGTTAAGCCCACAACATTACAATTTAGCaaaattggtgaagaaaagaATTTTGAGATCATTTTGAAGCCAAAAATTGTTGGACAACCTAAAGATTATGTGTTTGGACAATTGAAATGGACAGACGGGAAGCGCTATGTTAGGAGTCCTATAGTAGTCAAGTACTAA